One window from the genome of Candidatus Limnocylindrales bacterium encodes:
- a CDS encoding glycosyltransferase family 2 protein: protein MSETDVTPMLSVVIPIFNEEETLDRLFERLSTSLGALGEEYEVIFVNDGSRDGSERMLREFHKRDPRFRSIHFSRNFGHQTAITCGLDHARGQAVIAMDGDLQDPPEVLKDMIARWREGYDVVYAIRQKRKEGFFKRGAYKAFYWLLRHVSYLDIPLDSGDFSLIDRRVIDILKSMPERNRFVRGLRTWAGFRQIGYEYNREARFAGESKYNLAKLMKLAFDGLVSYSYVPLRLVSNVGLLVSAIALGYMGYLLLARLFGGTPIAGWTSTVVIVLFLGGVQLLSLGVIGEYVGRIFEEVKHRPHYVVRERIGFAGDLSPVRPDLSR from the coding sequence GTGAGCGAAACTGACGTGACGCCGATGCTGTCGGTCGTCATTCCGATTTTCAACGAGGAAGAGACGCTCGACCGCCTGTTCGAGCGTCTGTCGACGTCGCTCGGCGCGCTCGGGGAAGAGTACGAAGTCATTTTCGTCAACGACGGCAGCCGCGACGGCTCGGAGCGCATGCTCCGCGAGTTTCACAAGCGCGATCCGCGCTTCCGGTCGATCCATTTCTCACGCAACTTCGGGCACCAGACGGCGATCACGTGCGGCCTCGATCACGCGCGCGGCCAGGCGGTGATCGCGATGGATGGCGACCTGCAGGATCCACCCGAAGTGCTCAAGGACATGATCGCGCGCTGGCGCGAAGGCTACGACGTCGTCTACGCGATCCGCCAGAAGCGCAAGGAAGGCTTCTTCAAGCGCGGCGCGTACAAGGCCTTCTACTGGCTGCTGCGGCACGTGTCGTATCTCGACATCCCGCTCGACTCGGGCGACTTCTCGCTGATCGACCGGCGGGTGATCGACATTCTCAAGTCGATGCCGGAGCGCAACCGTTTCGTGCGCGGCCTGCGCACGTGGGCCGGATTCCGGCAGATCGGATACGAGTACAACCGCGAAGCCCGCTTTGCCGGCGAGTCCAAGTACAACCTGGCCAAGCTCATGAAGCTCGCGTTCGACGGGCTGGTTTCGTATTCGTACGTGCCGCTGCGCCTCGTCAGCAACGTCGGCCTTCTCGTCTCCGCCATTGCGCTCGGCTACATGGGTTATCTGCTGCTCGCGCGGCTCTTCGGAGGCACGCCGATCGCCGGCTGGACTTCCACGGTCGTGATCGTGCTGTTCCTCGGCGGCGTGCAGCTGCTCTCGCTCGGCGTGATCGGTGAGTACGTCGGACGAATCTTCGAGGAAGTGAAGCACCGCCCTCATTACGTGGTTCGCGAACGAATCGGCTTCGCCGGCGACCTTTCCCCCGTGCGCCCGGATCTGTCACGGTGA